From Eremothecium sinecaudum strain ATCC 58844 chromosome V, complete sequence, a single genomic window includes:
- the PWP2 gene encoding snoRNA-binding rRNA-processing protein PWP2 (Syntenic homolog of Ashbya gossypii AAR057W; Syntenic homolog of Saccharomyces cerevisiae YCR057C (PWP2)), translated as MKSDFRFSNLLGTVYRQGNVIFSNDGNQLLSPVGNRVSVFDLINNKSFTFEYEHRKNISRIDLNKQGTLLLSVDEDGRGILVNFKARNVIHHLNFKDKVNDLKFSPDGKMFALACGRFIQIWRTPIVSEDMQFAPFVRYRVHAGHFADVLSLTWSKDCRFIISTSKDMTARIWSIDSEEKNLACTTFSGHRDYVVNAFFSDNQEIIYTVSKDGALFQWEFTKKPSEAGSDDEESDSEEVDLSKYSWRITKKNYFYAKEAKVKCTTFHPKSNILTVGFNNGEFRLYELPHFTLLQQLSMGQNAVNTVSMNESGYWLAFGSSKLGQLLVYEWQSESYILKQQGHFDSMNALCYSPDGTKIVTAADDGKIKVWDVASGFCLATFTEHVSVVTGVQFAKKGQVMFSSSKDGTVRAWDLIRYRNFRTFTATDRIQFNCLAVDPSGEIVCAGSLDNFDIQVWSVLTGQLLDTLSGHEGPVSCLAFSNENSVLASASWDKTIRIWSIFGRSQQVEPIEVFGDVLALSIRHDGEQVAVSTLNGQITIFDVTNARQIGNIDCRKDIIGGRHLEDRFTAKNSARSKYFTTINYSFDGLAIVAAGNNNSICLYDVTNEVLIKRFIVSRNMTLNGTLEFLNSSRMTDAGTIDLIDQDAENSDLEDRIDNSLPGSQRGGDLSTRRVRPEIRVTSVQFAPTANAFAAASTEGLLIYSVDESIMFDPFDLDVDITPQATIECLNKKEFLHALVMAFRLNESYLINKVYEAIPPKEIELVSNNLPIVYVPKILNFIGEFAMESQHLEFNLLWVRGLLTAHGKYILSHKHEFVSSLRAIQRFIARIAKDVVSASKDNEYAMKFLTSTDGSIRTEENGMELISVESDEELQQVSDEEDEEGWQGFSDKENNLPLPDDESDDELI; from the coding sequence ATGAAATCGGATTTTAGGTTTTCTAATTTGCTGGGAACTGTTTATAGACAGGGAAACGTGATTTTTTCAAATGATGGGAACCAATTGCTTTCACCAGTTGGTAATAGGGTATCCGTATTCGATTTAATCAACAATAAATCATTTACTTTCGAATATGAACATAGGAAAAATATCTCCAGAATTGATTTAAATAAGCAGGGTACTTTGCTTTTATCTGTAGATGAGGATGGGCGCGGTATTTTGGTAAATTTTAAAGCTAGAAATGTCATACATCATCTAAACTTCAAGGATAAGGTTAATGACCTGAAATTCTCACCAGATGGGAAAATGTTTGCATTGGCATGCGGTAGATTTATTCAGATTTGGAGAACACCAATTGTTAGCGAAGATATGCAGTTTGCGCCTTTTGTGCGTTATAGGGTTCATGCTGGTCATTTTGCAGATGTACTGTCGCTGACATGGTCGAAAGACTGTCGGTTTATCATCTCTACATCGAAGGATATGACCGCAAGGATATGGTCTATTGATTCTGAAGAAAAGAATCTTGCATGTACAACTTTTTCAGGCCATCGCGACTATGTTGTGAATGCATTTTTCAGTGACAATCAAGaaattatatatacagTGAGTAAGGACGGAGCATTATTCCAGTGGGAGTTTACCAAAAAGCCAAGCGAGGCTGGAAGTGATGATGAGGAAAGTGATAGTGAGGAGGTTGATCTCTCTAAGTACAGCTGGAGGATAACTAAGAAGAATTACTTCTATGCAAAAGAGGCCAAGGTGAAGTGTACTACATTTCACCCTAAATCGAATATCCTCACGGTGGGATTTAATAACGGTGAGTTTAGACTTTACGAGCTGCCGCACTTTACTCTGCTCCAACAGCTTTCTATGGGCCAGAATGCCGTGAATACTGTTTCTATGAACGAATCTGGCTACTGGTTAGCATTTGGTTCCAGTAAACTGGGCCAACTCTTGGTCTATGAGTGGCAGTCGGAGTCTTACATTTTGAAGCAACAAGGCCATTTTGATTCCATGAATGCATTGTGTTACTCTCCAGATGGGACTAAGATTGTGACTGCTGCTGACGACGGTAAGATAAAAGTTTGGGATGTTGCCTCTGGGTTCTGCCTTGCTACATTCACTGAGCATGTTTCAGTGGTTACCGGTGTGCAGTTTGCAAAGAAAGGTCAAGTCATGTTCTCATCTTCCAAAGATGGTACTGTGAGGGCGTGGGATTTAATCAGATATCGTAATTTCAGAACATTTACGGCTACTGATCGGATCCAATTCAACTGTTTAGCAGTCGATCCTAGTGGTGAAATTGTTTGTGCAGGATCATTGGACAACTTTGATATACAAGTGTGGTCTGTGCTAACTGGTCAGTTGCTAGACACCCTTTCAGGACATGAGGGTCCCGTGTCATGCCTTGCATTTAGCAATGAGAACAGTGTCTTGGCTTCTGCATCATGGGACAAAACTATTAGAATATGGTCCATTTTTGGTAGGTCCCAACAGGTGGAACCTATAGAAGTATTTGGTGATGTGCTGGCTCTGTCTATTAGACACGATGGTGAGCAAGTTGCCGTATCTACACTAAATGGTCAGATCACAATCTTTGATGTTACTAATGCCAGACAGATCGGAAATATTGACTGCAGAAAAGACATCATTGGTGGTAGGCATTTAGAAGACCGTTTTACTGCTAAGAATTCCGCCAGATCCAAATACTTTACCACTATCAACTATAGTTTTGACGGATTAGCAATTGTTGCCGCTGGTAACAACAATTCCATATGTCTGTATGATGTGACAAATGAGGTGCTTATTAAAAGATTCATAGTTTCTAGAAATATGACCTTAAACGGAACACTGGAGTTCTTGAATTCCAGTAGAATGACTGATGCAGGCACTATAGATTTGATAGACCAGGATGCAGAAAACTCTGATCTCGAAGACCGTATTGACAACAGTCTTCCAGGTTCCCAGAGGGGAGGCGATCTTTCGACAAGAAGAGTGAGGCCGGAAATCCGAGTTACGTCAGTTCAATTTGCACCAACCGCAAATGCATTTGCTGCAGCTTCTACCGAAGGATTGCTGATTTACTCTGTGGACGAAAGTATAATGTTTGACCCATTTGATCTAGACGTCGACATAACACCCCAAGCTACTATTGAATGCTTGAACAAAAAGGAGTTCCTACACGCATTGGTCATGGCTTTCAGATTAAACGAATCCTACTTAATTAATAAGGTTTATGAGGCTATTCCACCAAAAGAAATAGAACTTGTGAGCAATAACTTGCCCATAGTGTATGTTCCAAAGATTTTGAATTTCATCGGCGAATTTGCAATGGAATCGCAGCATTTAGAGTTTAATCTGCTATGGGTGAGAGGCTTACTTACTGCCCATGGCAAATATATCCTCTCGCACAAGCATGAATTTGTCAGTTCTCTGAGAGCAATTCAAAGATTCATAGCAAGAATTGCTAAAGATGTCGTTTCCGCCTCCAAAGATAACGAGTATGCTATGAAGTTCCTAACTAGTACAGATGGTAGTATTCGCACTGAGGAGAACGGAATGGAACTAATATCAGTTGAGTCTGACGAGGAACTACAACAAGTctctgatgaagaagatgaggagGGCTGGCAAGGATTTAGCGATAAAGAAAACAATCTGCCATTACCTGATGATGAATCAGATGATGAATTGATATAA
- the CTR86 gene encoding Ctr86p (Syntenic homolog of Ashbya gossypii AAR058W; Syntenic homolog of Saccharomyces cerevisiae YCR054C (CTR86)): MTEPVDLRVLENACAILGRENSPLDAYMPIFDDLNTIVIKSSADESFRKRLAGDRALWKAVGQCFSAINDVDLRNCVAPDLHLRLLRGIVLLSRNFGAERQDIPQELLLQNKLTRWLAKQQKSYKAMEIALFSVSYEFFYNISKSSVLFDKSSLDELCDILVYPATVPSKNRDTLLLPMLCFMSHLVQNDDFLYYFLKHPCATNILSSLLIEDIVKSHIEVPVVQGEKGALTSISALEAVQVEIWSSILTHESFGVYLKDQRLNNWENFCTILSLSQLIITSREKWDKTQLTVIMSWVYEVFVSAAEELRLFFEGDAQDEILAQKIHRILTISLDIISVLSKFEHVREFILYYGGLKTLVDLLSCLQKNCIRINITRDKLGVKRIRSTNAAGEPVKDNDKKASRIDFETGTIKATNFPECKSMVIEILAYLCYGNEEIQNRCRELHALELVLSNCILDDNDPFIKERSIMCIRFLLEGNQKNQEFVAKLEAKRAIKDDVLSEAGFDIEIDESGKIGLKQSSKVNT, encoded by the coding sequence ATGACGGAACCGGTTGATTTGCGAGTTTTAGAAAACGCATGTGCTATACTTGGGCGTGAAAATAGTCCACTTGATGCTTATATGCCAATTTTTGATGACCTTAATACAATTGTAATCAAATCGTCCGCGGATGAATCTTTTAGAAAAAGACTAGCAGGTGATCGGGCGCTATGGAAAGCAGTTGGGCAATGTTTTAGTGCAATTAATGACGTTGATTTAAGAAATTGCGTTGCTCCAGACCTGCATTTAAGGCTTTTGAGAGGAATTGTATTACTATCAAGAAACTTTGGAGCCGAACGGCAAGATATTCCACAGGAGCTACTGTTACAAAATAAGCTCACTAGATGGCTTGCGAAGCAACAGAAATCTTATAAAGCTATGGAAATAGCTCTTTTCTCTGTTTCATATGAGTTTTTTTATAATATTTCCAAGTCATCTGTACTTTTTGATAAGTCGAGCTTGGACGAATTATGTGATATTCTGGTATATCCTGCAACTGTGCCCAGCAAAAATAGAGATACATTGCTACTACCAATGCTGTGCTTCATGTCGCATTTGGTGCAGAATGATGACTTCCTCTACTACTTTTTAAAGCATCCTTGTGCCACGAATATTTTGTCAAGTCTTCTGATAGAGGATATTGTGAAAAGCCATATCGAAGTTCCAGTAGTTCAAGGTGAAAAGGGTGCTCTAACCAGTATATCAGCTCTTGAAGCTGTTCAGGTTGAAATATGGTCATCAATTTTAACACATGAATCATTTGGGGTATATTTAAAAGACCAGAGATTGAACAACTGGGAAAACTTCTGCACAATTTTGTCATTATCGCAACTAATCATAACAAGTAGAGAGAAATGGGATAAAACGCAATTGACTGTTATTATGAGCTGGGTGTACGAAGTTTTTGTATCTGCTGCTGAAGAGCTACGTTTATTCTTCGAGGGCGATGCCCAAGATGAGATTTTGGCTCAAAAAATCCACCGTATTTTGACTATTAGTCTCGATATAATATCTGTGCTATCAAAATTTGAGCATGTACGAGAGTTCATTCTATACTACGGAGGATTAAAGACTTTGGTGGATCTTCTCAGCTGCTTGCAAAAGAACTGTATTAGAATTAATATTACCCGAGACAAATTAGGTGTAAAAAGAATAAGGTCAACTAATGCTGCAGGAGAACCTGTTAAAGACAATGACAAAAAGGCCAGCAGAATTGACTTTGAAACCGGTACTATAAAGGCTACAAATTTCCCTGAATGTAAGTCTATGGTTATTGAAATTTTGGCATATTTGTGCTACGGtaatgaagaaattcaGAATAGATGCCGAGAGCTTCATGCTCTGGAACTTGTACTATCCAACTGCATATTAGACGATAATGATCCTTTTATCAAAGAGAGGAGCATAATGTGTATTAGGTTCCTTCTTGAAGGCAATCAGAAGAACCAAGAATTTGTTGCGAAGCTTGAGGCCAAGAGAGCTATTAAAGATGACGTACTGTCGGAGGCTGGCTTCGATATTGAAATCGACGAAAGTGGTAAAATTGGGTTGAAACAGTCCTCCAAGGTAAACACGTAG
- the ENP2 gene encoding ribosome biosynthesis protein ENP2 (Syntenic homolog of Ashbya gossypii AFR468W; Syntenic homolog of Saccharomyces cerevisiae YGR145W (ENP2)), with amino-acid sequence MVLKSTSISDVSVYQVSGTNVSRSLPDWIAKKRKRSLKNDLEWQNRVELIQDFEFSEASNKIKVSPDGQFAMATGTYKPQIHVYDFANLSMKFERHTDAENVDFIILSDDWTKSVHLQNDRSIQFQNKGGLHYTTRIPKFGRSLCYNKVNCDLYVGASGNELYRLNLEQGRFLNPFKLDGEGVNNVCINDVNGLVSVGMEESVVEFWDPRARSRVSKLYLENNFDSAPFQVTTTSFRNDGLNFACGTSNGYTYLYDLRAADPLIMKDQGYGFDIKKVIWLDDVGANSDSNKILTCDKRIAKIWDRNSGTAYTSMEPSVDINDIEHVKGTGMFFTANEGIPMHTYYIPDLGPAPKWCLFLDSITEELEEKPSESVYSNYRFVTKEDVKKLNLTHLIGSKVLRAYMHGYFIDSELYDKVALIANPNSYRDEVDREIRRRIEKERESRIRSTGAASKPKVKVNKQLVDKLSDKRGGNVAETVLQDDRFREMFEDEDFQVDEDDYDYKQLNPVKSARETDEGAAKRIRALTAAEESDEERIAAREGKQSYSDSEEDSSEDEDSDDGAQLNDEEKKQLAKKVAELQRKKKKQAEDKEFRSTLSVGSSDPQSTLLHSTSFDKQVELLNKEEASKKDNNTILRRTNRGEAELTFIPKKVTKKTKKKVTFDDEGDDDNKPKDSTKDGRSRPRFEGRRRASKNVFRGM; translated from the coding sequence ATGGTGTTGAAGTCAACCTCTATAAGTGATGTGTCCGTTTATCAGGTCTCTGGTACTAATGTCTCTCGTTCTTTGCCAGATTGGATAGCAAAAAAGCGTAAGCGTTCATTAAAAAATGATTTAGAATGGCAGAATAGGGTGGAATTAATACAAGATTTCGAGTTCAGTGAAGCTTCCAATAAGATTAAAGTTTCCCCAGATGGTCAATTCGCTATGGCTACTGGTACTTATAAGCCGCAGATTCATGTTTACGACTTCGCGAATTTATCAATGAAGTTTGAAAGACATACAGATGCAGAAAATGTTGATTTTATAATACTATCTGATGATTGGACTAAAAGTGTTCATTTGCAAAATGACCGGAGTATACAGTTTCAGAACAAGGGTGGATTGCATTATACAACTAGGATTCCGAAGTTTGGGAGAAGTTTATGCTATAATAAAGTTAATTGTGACTTATATGTTGGTGCTTCGGGGAATGAATTATACAGGTTGAACTTGGAACAAGGCAGATTTTTGAATCCATTTAAATTGGATGGGGAAGGTGTTAATAATGTTTGTATTAATGATGTTAACGGTCTGGTTTCTGTTGGCATGGAGGAGAGTGTCGTTGAATTTTGGGATCCTAGAGCGCGTTCTCGGGTTTCTAAGTTATATTTGGAGAATAACTTTGACTCCGCGCCTTTCCAAGTTACTACTACCAGTTTCAGAAATGATGGGCTAAATTTTGCCTGTGGTACATCTAATGGTTATACCTATCTCTATGATTTACGTGCAGCAGACCCATTAATAATGAAGGACCAAGGTTACGGTTTTGATATTAAAAAAGTGATTTGGCTGGACGATGTTGGAGCTAATAGTGATTCTAACAAGATCTTAACCTGTGACAAGCGTATTGCAAAGATCTGGGACAGGAATAGTGGAACCGCATATACGTCGATGGAACCTAGTGTTGACATTAATGATATTGAGCACGTAAAAGGGACAGGTATGTTTTTCACAGCGAACGAAGGCATACCAATGCATACATATTATATTCCAGACCTTGGTCCTGCTCCAAAATGGTGTTTGTTCTTAGACTCCATTACCGAAGAACTGGAAGAGAAACCAAGCGAATCTGTCTACTCGAACTACAGATTCGTAACAAAGGAAGACGTCAAGAAGTTGAACCTAACCCATCTAATTGGCTCCAAGGTCTTAAGAGCATACATGCATGGTTACTTTATTGATAGCGAACTCTACGATAAGGTAGCACTAATTGCCAATCCTAATTCCTACCGTGATGAAGTCGATAGAGAAATCAGACGTCGTATTGAAAAGGAAAGAGAATCCAGAATTAGGTCCACCGGTGCTGCCAGTAAACCTAAAGTTAAAGTTAACAAACAATTGGTTGATAAATTATCCGACAAGCGCGGTGGCAACGTTGCAGAGACTGTTCTACAGGACGACCGTTTCAGAGAAATGTTTGAGGATGAAGACTTCCaagttgatgaagatgacTATGATTACAAGCAATTAAACCCTGTAAAATCTGCTAGGGAGACCGATGAAGGTGCAGCAAAACGTATTAGAGCTTTAACTGCAGCTGAAGAATCTGATGAGGAGAGAATCGCAGCCAGAGAAGGAAAGCAGAGCTATTCCGACTCCGAGGAAGACTCTTCGGAAGATGAGGACAGCGATGATGGCGCTCAACTAAACGATGAAGAGAAAAAACAGTTAGCAAAGAAGGTGGCCGAGCTAcagaggaagaagaagaagcaaGCAGAAGATAAGGAATTCAGAAGTACACTAAGCGTCGGCTCGTCCGACCCTCAATCTACGTTGTTGCATAGCACCTCTTTTGACAAGCAAGTAGAGCTGCTCAACAAGGAAGAAGCCAGTAAAAAGGATAATAATACAATTCTCCGCCGCACCAACCGTGGTGAGGCAGAACTTACATTCATTCCAAAGAAGGTCACCAAAAAGACCAAAAAGAAAGTTACATTCGATGATGAAGGTGACGATGATAACAAACCTAAAGACAGCACAAAGGATGGCAGAAGCCGCCCTAGGTTTGAGggaagaagaagagcaaGTAAGAACGTTTTCCGTGGAATGTGA